A section of the Saccopteryx leptura isolate mSacLep1 chromosome 6, mSacLep1_pri_phased_curated, whole genome shotgun sequence genome encodes:
- the ISLR2 gene encoding immunoglobulin superfamily containing leucine-rich repeat protein 2, whose product MVPLWAVWLAWALTEVAGACPEPCACVDKYAHQFADCAYKELREVPEGLPANVTTLSLSANKISVLRHGAFADVTQVTSLWLAHNEVRTVEPGALAVLSQLKNLDLSHNLISSFPWSDLRNLSALQLLKMNHNRLGSLPPDALGALPDLRSLRINNNQLRTLDPGTFDGLSALSHLQLYHNPFHCGCRLVWLQAWATNTRVSLPEIDSIACATPTALQGVPVHRLPALSCAPPSVRLSTNPPIEESSSTLRAGMAFMLQCVAEGHPTPRLQWQLQIPGGTVVLESPVPSGEDYGDRMEDGEEEGDGNRPTQAEAPTRSPAPTWPSPPATPRFLALTNGSLLVPLLTAKEAGVYTCRAHNELGANSTSVRVVVAAAGPPKHAPSAGEGADVQAPTSERKSTAKGRGNSVLPSKPEGKIKGQGPARGNILGETEAGPEEEAGEGEEAEDQVSSDPVGEQRCGHRDPSRYVSNHAFNQSANLKPHVFELGVIALDVAEREARVQLTPLPARWGPMPGGAGGVGQRPLRRLYLCPAGGGAVVQWSRVEEGVNAYWFRGLRPGTNYSVCLAQAGEACHVQVVFTTKKELPSLLVIVAVSVFLLVLATVPLLGAACCHLLAKHPGKPYRLILRPQVPDPMEKCIAGDFDPRASYLESEKSYPAGGEAGGEEPEEAPEAGLDENVEQGDPGGDLKREESLAACSLVESQSKANQEEFEASSEYSDRLPLGAEAVNIAQEINGNYRQTVG is encoded by the coding sequence ATGGTGCCCTTGTGGGCAGTGtggctggcctgggcgctgacaGAAGTGGCGGGAGCGTGCCCAGAGCCGTGTGCGTGCGTGGACAAGTACGCGCACCAGTTCGCCGACTGCGCCTACAAGGAGCTTCGGGAAGTGCCAGAAGGACTACCGGCCAACGTGACCACGCTTAGTCTGTCGGCCAACAAGATCAGCGTGCTGCGGCACGGAGCCTTTGCCGATGTCACGCAGGTCACCTCGCTGTGGCTGGCTCACAATGAGGTGCGCACCGTGGAGCCAGGCGCGCTGGCCGTGTTGAGTCAGCTCAAGAACCTCGACTTGAGCCACAACCTCATATCCAGCTTCCCTTGGAGCGACCTGCGTAACCTGAGCGCGCTACAGCTGCTCAAAATGAACCATAACCGCCTGGGCTCGCTTCCCCCGGATGCACTCGGTGCGCTGCCGGACTTGCGCTCCCTCCGCATCAACAACAACCAACTGCGTACCCTGGATCCCGGCACCTTCGACGGGCTAAGTGCACTGTCACACCTGCAACTCTATCATAACCCCTTCCATTGCGGTTGCAGACTTGTGTGGCTGCAGGCCTGGGCCACGAACACCAGAGTCTCGTTACCCGAGATCGACTCCATTGCGTGCGCAACGCCAACCGCGCTACAAGGCGTTCCGGTGCACCGCTTGCCGGCTCTATCTTGTGCACCACCCAGTGTGCGTCTGAGTACCAACCCGCCCATCGAGGAGTCGAGCAGCACCCTGCGCGCCGGCATGGCATTCATGTTACAGTGCGTCGCGGAAGGACACCCTACGCCCCGCCTGCAGTGGCAACTTCAGATCCCGGGTGGCACCGTAGTCTTAGAGTCGCCGGTCCCCAGCGGGGAGGACTACGGGGACAGGATGGAAGacggagaggaagaaggagatgggaacaggcCGACCCAGGCAGAGGCCCCAACCCGGTCTCCGGCACCCACTTGGCCCTCGCCCCCAGCTACCCCACGCTTTCTGGCACTCACGAACGGCTCCCTTTTGGTGCCCCTCCTGACTGCCAAGGAAGCAGGCGTCTACACGTGCCGTGCTCACAACGAGTTGGGCGCCAACTCCACCTCAGTACGTGTGGTAGTAGCGGCTGCCGGGCCTCCAAAGCACGCTCCCAGCGCCGGGGAAGGCGCGGATGTGCAGGCCCCGACCTCTGAGCGCAAGTCCACAGCCAAAGGCCGGGGTAACAGCGTCCTACCCTCTAAGCCGGAGGGCAAAATCAAAGGCCAAGGCCCAGCCCGGGGTAACATCCTTGGGGAGACAGAGGCGGGGCCGGAGGAGGAGGCAGGCGAGGGAGAGGAGGCGGAAGACCAGGTCTCCTCGGACCCGGTGGGGGAGCAGCGATGTGGCCACAGGGACCCCTCGCGGTACGTGTCCAATCACGCGTTCAATCAGAGCGCCAACCTCAAACCGCACGTCTTTGAGCTGGGTGTCATTGCGCTGGACGTGGCGGAGCGCGAGGCGCGGGTGCAACTGACGCCGCTGCCGGCGCGCTGGGGCCCTATGCCTGGCGGGGCTGGGGGAGTTGGGCAGCGGCCCCTGCGCCGACTCTATCTGTGCCCGGCTGGGGGTGGTGCAGTAGTTCAGTGGTCGCGTGTGGAGGAGGGTGTCAACGCCTACTGGTTCCGTGGCCTTCGTCCTGGCACCAACTACTCCGTGTGCCTGGCGCAGGCAGGCGAGGCGTGCCACGTGCAGGTGGTTTTCACCACTAAGAAGGAGTTGCCCTCCCTGCTGGTTATCGTAGCGGTGAGCGTGTTCCTCCTGGTACTAGCCACAGTGCCCCTGCTGGGCGCCGCCTGCTGCCATCTGCTGGCCAAACACCCCGGGAAGCCCTACCGTCTGATCCTGCGGCCACAAGTCCCTGACCCCATGGAGAAGTGCATCGCCGGGGACTTCGACCCACGTGCCTCCTACCTCGAGTCCGAGAAAAGCTACCCAGCAGGTGGCGAAGCGGGTGGCGAGGAGCCAGAGGAGGCCCCCGAGGCGGGCCTTGACGAAAATGTAGAGCAGGGGGACCCAGGTGGAGATTTGAAGAGGGAGGAGAGCCTGGCAGCCTGCTCGCTGGTGGAGTCCCAGTCCAAGGCCAACCAAGAGGAGTTCGAGGCGAGCTCCGAGTACAGTGACCGGCTGCCCCTAGGTGCTGAAGCGGTCAACATTGCCCAGGAGATTAACGGCAACTACAGGCAGACAGTGGGCTGA